One genomic segment of Chitinophagales bacterium includes these proteins:
- a CDS encoding putative Ig domain-containing protein, which translates to MRTTNTFLPFLNENMNLISLKGKRMALEAIHLQAYPFNKLKSALLLFVLMSTFASAQVTVDIPCTGAVNPNSGRIENITTKNYGYLRHGVSQAFRGWARFNIQSYVPSNATITAAEVHFYVQTSSGSADKNYLKFFTGDPGSMTATAVWNAIGQTSAHESSNGNLDPAGAKVRGINATGVTFLNSNKTQAVNLGFSRGSGNFGFYIYGADGAGNGTTDITRRPVLRVTYTIPCTAPTNLTYSASPATYCKGQAITANNPSFSGSSATSYSISPALPTGLSFNTSNGSITGTPSNAQAATNYTVTVTNACGSTSASVSIAIVNPPTANAGSDVTVGRGVAASLSGSYTNAIGVSWSSSVAGSFSPSNTVTNPTWIPNDPLWTGTATLTMTTTGSPCNVSDNMLVNVTVLGICPGQNTGKVTFNNGSGSSNTYEVSINDGATYTAYTPGAAINTSGATGSVKIRATSTTSGGCAQSTVYTIWNIRTDCCNQPTATTTAASGIGCTTASTGGNVTAAATDPCTISERGVVYATTANPTIANSKVTASGTTGAFTSSLSGLANGTLYYVRTYVTTSSGTVYGNQVSFTTLAAPSNLTYTNNAPVYCTGTAIAANTPSFTGAPATSYSVSPALPAGLLLNTSNGTISGTPTTATATANYTVTVNNACGSTTKALSITVNQKPTALSYAVPTASYCTGVAITNNTATFTGTASTFGISPALPAGLSLNTSNGTISGTPTAAKAATAYTVTATNGCGSTTATVNITVVATPSITAVTPGSRCGTGTVALSATASSGTINWYAAASGGTSLHSGASYTTPSITSTTNYWVAATVGTCTSSPRTQVTATVNPIPSAPTIGTVTQPTCLVGTGSVQLNNLPASGSWTVTGTPSGSLSGSGTSGTLSGLTGGSYTFVVTNSYGCTSAASASVVVNAAIPVPTDPTPTATYNCSNGTVSLNGGSLGANESFRWYNAATGGTVVSTANPFSPSITTTTNYYVAKYNSVSLCESNNRIAIAANKKGLDAYTASRNTGVAYADIAGSGTAVTNWRNGTSDNNLSNNINIGFSFPYDGNNHTQFRISTNGFITFNTSSDATGNPLPSCGSGDAYSGDNYNTFTKAGSFGTLQTIAPFYDNLITNGYSLNSSVHYLVSGTAPNRVLTVQWRGLSRPVSSNCGSPCYYGNYNFQVKLYEANGNIEFQYGTMTNGSDENSNRYTSGMNSASLSGTLDVTKLFTQQTANTATFSSGVKNNLTTIPQTNTKILFTRNVPVAASAVPQCIAYNAPANGATGQCTNTVLSWNAVDGSPTGYDVYVSTNLTLVTNADASVRVSTNQNSSYFKPTLSASTTYYWKIVPRNGFGTAIASNMPVWSFTTSAGDVVNSITSSAGTTFCVGTTTTLTVNGVLSEGSSYNWTTPFLFLTCKEGIPYPLLAHIFDDAACQAASRTITYNTAGTYTYYVFTKGCNGTSACKSITITVNDVPQQPGNFTVSSASVCRGQNGVVYTVPAVSGASSYTWSYSGTGATINGTGNSVTIDFSASATSGTLSVKANGTCGSGTARTMSITISPNNTVGAASSSPTTCVNTAITAITHTTTGATGTGTATGLPAGVTASFSSNTITISGTPTASGVFNYNIPLTGGCGSVSATGTITVNPYNTIAAGVNRTTCINTPITNISLATTGATGATFSGLPAGVTGSWSANTVTISGTPTVSGTFNYTVTMTGGCTGGTNTATGTITVDPYNTIAAGVNRTTCINTAITSISLATMGATGATFSGLPAGVTGSWSANVATISGTPTASGTFNYTVTMTGGCTGGTNTATGTITVNPYNTIAAGENRTTCINTPITSISLATTGATGATFSGLPTGVTGSWLANTVTISGTPTVSGTFNYTVTMTGGCTGGTNTATGTITVNANPAAPTAGTHTPGQNQIVWNWSAVSGVSGYKYNTTNNYATAIDNGVSTTFTQTGLTCGNTYTLYVWSYSGSCYSAPLQLTASTTSCCVAATIDTQPTAPAATCEGTGSQTISVSATGSGLTFVWRKNGVPVSNNSVVSGQGTATLVLTAPLATDGGSYDVVVSASCGAGVTSSSVAVTINSAPAITILPEGSDSVGCNNDVFVLNTSTTGGGSGTITYQWAIFDYGTSTYSNISGAVNDSLHTAPLTNPDNTLDKLYKFKVTYNRSGSGCAAASDEVELTILPTPSLTSTMEDCAGTVGGGEWDYIYTSASGGMPTYTVNDISGGSAVVYTSGGEVLKIYRTPMGAGIHTFEVTDANGCKATSTLGKNTGLPTTLPNVLTPGNAQSQCILKGFNEWVHFRKQGSASEVIASVKDNGVDLGMVTVESYREAVAPQVPNLGTSCSGTLLAAMRRHFVVKSGSYPDPSTKFHDGNANPTDVSLRLYFSQADFDDLVATAAANNVNGNHCTEDDDITSMNALYLTKYSGSNEDGDYMNNDFTSGYFKVFNVGNLTNPLAIQQNGFD; encoded by the coding sequence ATGAGAACTACCAATACTTTTTTACCGTTTTTAAACGAAAATATGAACCTTATTTCACTTAAAGGAAAGCGTATGGCTTTGGAGGCTATTCACTTACAGGCTTATCCTTTTAATAAACTGAAAAGTGCCTTATTGTTGTTTGTGCTAATGTCAACGTTTGCATCGGCACAAGTAACTGTAGATATTCCATGTACGGGAGCAGTTAATCCTAATTCCGGACGTATAGAGAATATTACGACAAAAAACTATGGATATTTAAGACATGGGGTAAGCCAAGCATTTCGAGGATGGGCGCGCTTTAACATTCAAAGTTATGTCCCATCTAATGCTACCATTACTGCTGCGGAGGTACATTTCTATGTACAAACAAGTAGTGGTTCTGCCGATAAAAATTATTTAAAATTCTTTACGGGAGATCCTGGTTCTATGACTGCAACGGCAGTTTGGAATGCAATCGGACAGACATCAGCGCACGAATCTAGTAATGGAAATTTAGACCCTGCCGGTGCAAAGGTTAGAGGTATTAATGCTACCGGAGTTACATTCTTAAACTCAAATAAAACACAGGCAGTTAATTTAGGATTTTCGAGAGGTAGTGGTAATTTTGGCTTTTATATTTATGGTGCTGATGGTGCAGGAAATGGGACAACGGATATAACACGAAGGCCTGTTTTACGAGTAACATATACCATTCCTTGCACCGCTCCAACCAATCTTACCTATAGTGCAAGCCCTGCCACTTATTGCAAAGGGCAAGCTATTACAGCCAATAATCCTTCGTTTAGCGGTTCATCGGCAACGAGCTATAGTATAAGCCCGGCATTGCCCACGGGTTTAAGTTTCAATACAAGCAATGGAAGTATTACAGGTACGCCAAGCAATGCGCAGGCGGCAACTAATTATACAGTTACTGTTACTAATGCTTGTGGCAGCACTTCTGCTTCGGTAAGTATAGCCATAGTTAATCCACCCACCGCCAATGCGGGTAGTGATGTAACGGTAGGCAGAGGAGTAGCGGCATCGCTCAGCGGCAGTTATACGAATGCTATAGGAGTGAGTTGGAGCAGCTCGGTAGCGGGTTCGTTCTCGCCTTCTAATACAGTAACCAATCCTACTTGGATACCGAACGATCCATTGTGGACGGGAACTGCAACCTTAACCATGACTACTACCGGATCGCCCTGCAATGTGAGTGATAATATGTTGGTTAACGTAACTGTTTTAGGCATCTGCCCGGGTCAAAATACAGGGAAAGTAACTTTTAACAACGGTAGCGGAAGTTCCAATACGTACGAGGTGAGCATCAACGATGGGGCAACTTATACGGCTTATACACCGGGCGCTGCCATCAACACTTCGGGAGCCACAGGCTCGGTAAAAATAAGAGCTACCAGTACCACTTCGGGCGGGTGTGCACAATCTACAGTGTACACCATTTGGAATATAAGAACCGATTGCTGCAACCAACCCACTGCTACTACTACTGCGGCAAGCGGTATAGGCTGCACTACGGCAAGCACAGGCGGCAACGTTACTGCGGCAGCTACTGATCCTTGCACTATTTCGGAACGCGGAGTGGTGTATGCCACTACTGCCAACCCTACTATTGCCAACAGCAAGGTAACGGCTTCGGGCACTACGGGTGCTTTTACTTCGAGCCTTAGCGGGCTTGCCAACGGCACGCTGTATTATGTGCGCACCTATGTAACCACCTCCAGCGGTACGGTTTATGGCAATCAAGTTTCGTTTACCACGTTGGCAGCGCCTTCTAATCTTACTTATACTAATAATGCTCCTGTGTATTGCACCGGAACGGCAATAGCTGCTAATACGCCTTCGTTTACCGGGGCACCGGCTACTTCTTATTCGGTTAGCCCGGCATTGCCTGCGGGCTTGTTGCTTAATACTTCTAACGGAACTATCAGCGGTACACCCACAACGGCTACGGCAACAGCTAACTATACCGTTACCGTAAATAATGCTTGCGGCAGCACTACAAAGGCGCTTTCTATAACGGTTAATCAAAAACCAACTGCGCTCAGCTATGCAGTGCCTACTGCTTCCTATTGTACAGGAGTGGCAATAACTAATAATACAGCCACATTTACGGGCACGGCTTCTACATTTGGTATTAGTCCGGCATTGCCTGCGGGCTTGTCGCTCAATACTTCTAATGGCACCATTAGCGGCACGCCTACTGCGGCTAAGGCAGCAACAGCCTATACGGTTACAGCAACCAATGGTTGTGGTTCTACTACGGCAACGGTAAATATTACTGTGGTGGCAACACCTTCTATTACAGCAGTTACACCCGGTTCGCGTTGCGGAACGGGCACAGTGGCACTATCGGCAACTGCCAGTTCGGGAACTATAAATTGGTATGCAGCTGCTTCGGGTGGCACTTCTCTGCATAGCGGAGCAAGCTATACTACACCGAGCATTACAAGCACTACCAACTATTGGGTAGCGGCTACGGTTGGCACTTGTACCAGTAGCCCACGCACACAGGTAACGGCTACGGTAAATCCAATTCCTTCAGCGCCAACCATTGGCACTGTTACGCAACCAACTTGCTTGGTAGGTACGGGTAGTGTGCAATTAAACAACTTACCTGCCAGCGGCTCTTGGACAGTTACAGGAACACCAAGCGGTTCTTTATCCGGATCGGGCACTTCGGGCACGCTGAGCGGGCTAACAGGTGGCTCCTATACGTTTGTAGTAACTAACTCTTATGGTTGCACTTCTGCGGCTTCGGCAAGTGTGGTGGTAAATGCTGCCATTCCGGTGCCTACCGACCCAACGCCTACGGCTACCTATAATTGCAGCAATGGTACAGTTTCTTTAAATGGAGGTTCATTGGGTGCTAATGAGAGTTTCCGTTGGTATAATGCGGCAACAGGTGGAACTGTAGTAAGTACCGCCAATCCATTTAGCCCGTCAATTACTACCACTACAAATTATTATGTAGCAAAGTATAACAGTGTTTCGCTGTGCGAAAGCAACAATCGTATAGCTATTGCAGCTAATAAAAAAGGGTTAGATGCCTATACAGCGAGCAGAAATACAGGTGTTGCGTATGCCGACATTGCAGGTAGTGGCACGGCTGTTACCAATTGGCGCAACGGCACTTCGGATAATAACCTGAGTAACAATATCAATATAGGATTTTCTTTCCCTTACGATGGAAATAACCATACGCAGTTTCGTATTTCTACCAATGGTTTTATTACGTTCAATACCTCATCTGATGCTACAGGAAATCCATTACCATCGTGTGGAAGTGGCGATGCTTATTCTGGCGACAACTACAACACATTTACAAAAGCGGGTTCGTTTGGTACTTTGCAAACTATTGCGCCTTTCTACGATAATTTAATTACCAATGGGTACAGTCTTAATTCATCGGTGCATTATTTGGTGAGTGGCACAGCACCTAATAGAGTATTGACTGTTCAATGGAGAGGTTTATCGAGGCCGGTTTCTTCTAATTGTGGTTCACCTTGTTATTATGGCAACTACAATTTCCAAGTAAAACTTTACGAAGCCAACGGAAACATAGAATTTCAATATGGAACCATGACGAATGGTTCAGACGAAAACAGTAATAGATACACTTCCGGAATGAACTCTGCTTCTCTATCGGGAACTTTAGATGTAACTAAATTGTTTACACAGCAAACGGCTAATACGGCAACGTTTAGCAGTGGTGTAAAGAATAACTTAACAACCATTCCGCAAACCAATACAAAGATTTTGTTTACCAGAAATGTTCCGGTGGCGGCTTCGGCAGTACCGCAATGTATTGCCTACAATGCGCCTGCCAATGGTGCCACAGGGCAATGTACTAATACGGTTCTTTCGTGGAATGCAGTAGATGGAAGCCCTACGGGTTATGATGTGTATGTAAGCACCAATCTAACATTGGTAACAAATGCCGATGCTTCGGTTCGGGTTTCTACCAACCAAAACAGTTCTTATTTTAAACCAACCTTATCGGCAAGTACAACCTATTATTGGAAGATAGTACCGAGAAATGGTTTTGGAACTGCTATTGCATCTAATATGCCAGTGTGGTCGTTTACCACTAGCGCAGGTGATGTGGTGAATAGCATTACGTCTTCTGCAGGTACTACGTTTTGTGTGGGAACTACTACTACTTTAACTGTGAATGGTGTTTTGTCGGAAGGCAGCAGCTATAACTGGACAACTCCATTTTTGTTTCTTACCTGTAAAGAAGGGATTCCATATCCATTATTGGCACATATTTTTGATGATGCAGCTTGCCAAGCAGCCAGCCGAACCATTACCTATAATACAGCAGGCACTTATACTTATTATGTATTTACCAAAGGTTGCAATGGCACGTCTGCTTGCAAAAGCATTACTATAACTGTAAATGATGTACCACAGCAGCCGGGTAATTTTACAGTGTCTTCGGCATCTGTGTGCCGTGGGCAGAACGGTGTGGTTTATACAGTTCCCGCAGTAAGTGGCGCTAGTTCTTATACATGGTCGTATAGTGGAACAGGCGCTACAATAAACGGAACAGGAAATTCTGTTACCATAGATTTTTCAGCTTCAGCAACCAGTGGAACTTTGAGTGTAAAAGCCAATGGCACCTGCGGTAGCGGTACTGCAAGAACTATGAGTATAACAATTTCTCCTAATAATACAGTTGGCGCAGCCTCTTCATCACCAACAACATGTGTAAATACTGCCATTACTGCTATTACGCATACCACAACAGGTGCAACGGGAACGGGCACTGCAACAGGCTTGCCTGCGGGTGTAACGGCTTCGTTTAGCAGTAATACGATTACTATTAGCGGCACACCAACAGCAAGCGGAGTGTTTAATTACAATATACCATTAACGGGTGGTTGCGGCAGTGTATCGGCAACGGGAACTATTACCGTAAACCCATACAACACAATAGCAGCAGGTGTAAACCGGACTACATGTATCAATACACCAATCACAAATATTAGTTTAGCTACTACGGGAGCAACGGGAGCAACATTCAGCGGATTACCGGCAGGTGTAACGGGCAGTTGGTCAGCTAATACCGTAACCATTAGTGGTACTCCTACCGTAAGCGGTACATTTAACTACACGGTAACGATGACGGGTGGCTGCACGGGCGGAACAAATACGGCAACGGGAACTATTACCGTAGACCCATACAACACAATAGCAGCAGGTGTAAACAGAACTACTTGTATCAATACGGCAATCACAAGTATTAGTTTAGCCACTATGGGAGCAACGGGAGCTACGTTTAGCGGATTGCCGGCAGGTGTAACGGGCAGTTGGTCAGCTAATGTTGCCACCATAAGCGGTACACCTACGGCAAGCGGTACGTTTAACTACACGGTAACGATGACGGGTGGCTGCACTGGAGGCACGAACACGGCCACTGGCACCATAACGGTGAACCCATACAACACAATAGCGGCAGGTGAAAACCGGACTACATGTATCAATACACCAATCACAAGTATTAGTTTAGCCACTACGGGAGCAACGGGAGCTACGTTTAGCGGATTGCCGACAGGTGTAACGGGCAGTTGGTTGGCTAATACCGTAACCATTAGTGGTACTCCAACTGTAAGCGGTACATTTAACTACACGGTAACGATGACGGGCGGTTGCACGGGTGGAACGAACACGGCAACTGGTACTATTACCGTAAATGCTAATCCTGCAGCACCCACAGCCGGAACGCATACACCAGGTCAAAATCAAATTGTGTGGAATTGGTCTGCAGTATCGGGTGTAAGCGGCTATAAGTATAATACTACTAATAATTATGCCACTGCTATCGATAATGGAGTAAGTACCACCTTTACACAAACGGGGCTTACTTGCGGCAATACCTACACTTTGTATGTATGGTCATATAGCGGCTCTTGCTACTCTGCACCGCTTCAACTTACTGCTTCTACAACTTCTTGTTGTGTAGCGGCTACTATTGATACACAGCCAACAGCTCCGGCTGCTACTTGTGAAGGAACAGGTTCGCAAACAATCTCTGTTTCGGCTACAGGCTCCGGTTTAACTTTTGTATGGAGAAAAAATGGAGTTCCGGTTTCTAACAATAGTGTTGTTTCGGGTCAGGGAACTGCCACTTTAGTGCTTACCGCCCCTCTTGCAACGGATGGTGGCAGTTATGATGTGGTAGTGAGTGCATCTTGCGGTGCAGGTGTAACTTCATCAAGCGTAGCGGTTACTATAAATTCAGCACCAGCTATTACAATACTTCCTGAAGGAAGCGACTCGGTAGGTTGTAACAACGATGTGTTTGTGTTGAATACAAGCACAACCGGAGGCGGCAGTGGAACAATTACTTACCAATGGGCCATATTCGATTACGGCACATCAACCTATAGCAATATAAGCGGAGCTGTAAACGATTCGTTGCATACAGCACCGTTAACCAACCCTGATAATACTTTAGATAAGTTGTATAAATTTAAAGTTACGTATAACAGAAGTGGTTCGGGCTGTGCGGCAGCATCTGATGAAGTTGAGCTTACTATATTGCCAACTCCATCGCTTACCAGCACTATGGAAGATTGTGCAGGAACAGTAGGCGGAGGGGAGTGGGATTATATTTACACCAGTGCATCTGGTGGAATGCCAACTTATACGGTGAACGATATAAGTGGAGGGTCTGCCGTAGTATATACATCTGGAGGCGAAGTATTGAAAATATACAGAACACCGATGGGTGCAGGAATCCATACATTTGAAGTTACCGATGCCAACGGTTGTAAAGCTACATCTACTCTTGGTAAGAATACAGGTTTGCCAACCACACTTCCAAATGTACTTACACCTGGTAATGCCCAAAGCCAATGTATTTTGAAAGGTTTCAACGAGTGGGTACACTTTAGAAAGCAAGGTTCGGCAAGCGAAGTAATAGCTTCTGTAAAAGATAATGGTGTGGATTTGGGAATGGTTACTGTAGAGTCTTATAGAGAAGCAGTAGCACCACAAGTTCCAAATTTAGGAACTTCATGCTCCGGTACGTTACTTGCAGCTATGCGCAGGCACTTTGTAGTGAAATCTGGCTCTTATCCGGATCCAAGTACAAAATTCCACGATGGTAATGCCAATCCAACCGATGTATCGCTACGCTTATACTTTAGCCAGGCAGACTTTGACGATTTAGTTGCTACAGCAGCTGCAAATAATGTAAACGGCAACCATTGCACCGAAGATGATGATATCACCAGTATGAATGCTTTATACTTAACCAAGTATTCAGGTTCCAACGAAGATGGCGACTATATGAACAACGACTTTACGAGTGGATACTTTAAGGTGTTTAATGTAGGCAACCTAACCAACCCACTGGCGATTCAGCAAAATGGATTTGATT
- the purL gene encoding phosphoribosylformylglycinamidine synthase subunit PurL, whose product MTDLTSSLQAATLEQAQQLGLRPEEFEKIREILGRTPNFTELSIYSVMWSEHCSYKNSIIYLKKLPRKGKHLLVEAGEENAGLVDVGDGLACAFKIESHNHPSALEPYQGAATGVGGIHRDIFTMGARPICALNSLRFGDLKNERTKYLLKGVVKGIGDYGNCFGVPTVAGEVYFDSVYQTNPLVNAMSVGIVKTNETVSAIAEGEGNLVYIVGSSTGKDGIHGAAFASKDITADSVNDLPAVQVGDPFQEKLLLEASLEVIKTGAVVGMQDMGAAGITCSTSEMSAKGNAGMRIQLEKVPTRQASMKPWEILLSESQERMLIVVKKGMEAAVEAVFEKWDLHCAIIGEVTGTGVLEYYMGETLVAKVPAESLVLGGGAPVYEREFSEPPYFAENLKFNIDAVVVPENLKQVANMLVSSLNIASKKWVYTQYDSMVGVANTSSNRPSDAAVVRVQPNSDKALAVTVDCNARYVWANPLVGGQIAVAEAARNIVCSGGDPSAITNCLNFGNPYNPHVYWQFVNALKGMGIACEALGTPVTGGNVSFYNQSTEGGAVFPTPTIGMIGLLSHWQNAMTLNFKNSGSEIYLLGTSRSDISSSEYLVKYHGIESSSTPYFDINEELQLQQLLKKLIAEEAIESAHDVSEGGLFIALLESAMVNGLGVDVKNATTIRNDAWLFGESQSRVVVSVSAEKKAAFLSLVGNQSHEFLGIVTNASIVINGENWGTAAQFKNQYNSALEETLAG is encoded by the coding sequence ATGACTGACTTAACTTCATCATTACAAGCAGCAACATTAGAACAAGCACAGCAACTCGGTCTTCGCCCAGAGGAATTTGAGAAAATTAGGGAAATTCTTGGCCGTACGCCCAATTTTACGGAGTTGAGTATCTATTCTGTAATGTGGAGCGAGCACTGTTCTTACAAAAATTCTATTATATACTTAAAGAAGTTGCCGCGCAAAGGAAAACACTTGCTGGTAGAAGCCGGAGAAGAAAATGCAGGATTGGTAGATGTGGGCGATGGACTGGCATGTGCATTTAAAATAGAAAGCCATAACCACCCCAGCGCACTGGAGCCATACCAAGGAGCTGCAACCGGAGTGGGCGGTATTCATCGCGATATTTTTACAATGGGCGCGCGCCCCATTTGTGCACTCAATTCTTTGCGTTTTGGCGATTTAAAAAATGAACGTACTAAGTATCTTTTAAAAGGTGTAGTGAAAGGAATTGGCGATTACGGCAACTGCTTTGGTGTGCCTACCGTAGCGGGCGAAGTATATTTTGATTCGGTGTACCAAACCAATCCTTTGGTAAATGCCATGAGTGTGGGAATAGTAAAAACAAACGAAACCGTTTCGGCCATTGCCGAAGGCGAGGGAAATTTGGTGTATATTGTAGGCAGCTCCACCGGAAAAGACGGTATTCATGGTGCAGCATTTGCCTCAAAAGATATTACGGCAGATAGTGTAAACGATTTGCCTGCGGTGCAGGTAGGCGACCCATTTCAGGAAAAGCTATTGCTAGAGGCTTCGCTTGAAGTAATAAAAACCGGAGCCGTAGTGGGCATGCAAGATATGGGTGCAGCAGGAATTACCTGCTCTACCTCCGAAATGAGTGCCAAAGGAAATGCAGGTATGCGCATTCAGTTAGAGAAAGTACCTACCCGCCAAGCAAGTATGAAACCATGGGAAATATTGCTGAGCGAGTCGCAAGAGCGTATGCTTATTGTGGTGAAGAAAGGTATGGAAGCAGCAGTAGAGGCGGTGTTTGAAAAGTGGGATTTGCATTGTGCCATTATTGGCGAAGTAACCGGAACCGGAGTTTTAGAATACTATATGGGTGAAACTTTAGTAGCCAAAGTTCCTGCCGAAAGTTTAGTGCTTGGTGGCGGAGCTCCGGTATATGAAAGAGAATTTTCGGAACCTCCTTATTTTGCCGAAAACTTGAAGTTTAACATAGATGCAGTAGTAGTTCCCGAAAATTTAAAACAAGTAGCCAATATGCTGGTAAGTTCGCTCAATATTGCCAGCAAAAAATGGGTGTACACACAGTACGATAGCATGGTAGGTGTAGCCAACACATCTTCGAATCGCCCGAGCGATGCAGCAGTAGTGCGCGTGCAGCCAAATAGCGATAAAGCACTAGCAGTTACTGTTGATTGCAATGCGCGCTATGTGTGGGCAAATCCTTTAGTTGGCGGGCAAATTGCCGTAGCCGAAGCTGCTAGAAATATTGTATGCAGTGGTGGCGACCCGAGTGCCATTACCAACTGTCTTAATTTTGGAAATCCATATAATCCGCATGTGTATTGGCAGTTTGTAAATGCACTTAAAGGAATGGGCATAGCCTGCGAAGCGCTGGGCACTCCTGTTACAGGTGGTAATGTAAGTTTCTACAACCAAAGTACCGAAGGTGGTGCGGTATTTCCAACACCAACTATTGGTATGATTGGGCTGCTGAGCCACTGGCAAAATGCCATGACCTTAAACTTTAAAAACTCCGGTAGTGAAATTTATCTCTTAGGAACTTCGCGCAGCGATATTTCCAGCTCAGAATACTTGGTTAAATATCATGGCATCGAAAGCTCTTCAACTCCTTATTTCGATATAAACGAAGAGTTGCAGTTACAGCAGTTGCTTAAGAAACTTATTGCCGAAGAAGCAATTGAATCTGCCCATGATGTAAGCGAAGGGGGCTTGTTTATTGCATTGCTAGAATCTGCAATGGTAAACGGTTTGGGTGTGGACGTAAAAAATGCCACCACCATCAGGAATGATGCGTGGTTATTTGGCGAAAGCCAAAGCCGCGTAGTAGTAAGCGTATCGGCAGAAAAGAAAGCTGCGTTTTTAAGTTTAGTAGGCAATCAGTCACATGAGTTTTTAGGAATAGTAACCAATGCTAGCATTGTAATCAATGGCGAAAATTGGGGAACTGCAGCTCAGTTTAAAAACCAATACAACAGTGCATTAGAAGAAACATTAGCAGGATAG